Proteins co-encoded in one Metabacillus sp. KUDC1714 genomic window:
- a CDS encoding carbohydrate ABC transporter permease, protein MKLKKGNITPILFMLPTILFLGLFIYIPLIQNFYNSFFEFSVFSQSKEFVGLSKIKELFVDEVAIIALNNNVKYAIISVLLQVFFALVLAAILEDKFFRRFAPALRVIYFMPVMISISVIALLFGFVYNPQIGLLNSFLELLGIEQLAKPWLGNSTTAIYSVIAMSQWQSIGLITMLFIVSIQKIPKELYEAAEIDGAGKIRRFFSVTVPQVKEATFVNLLVTVTGSILVFNEPYILTNGGPGNSSMTLAVHMYQTGFIKDDMGYASTLASLIFLLSAVFALIQIKVSKTGKED, encoded by the coding sequence ATGAAGTTAAAAAAGGGGAATATAACACCAATCTTATTCATGTTACCAACCATTTTATTTTTAGGACTATTTATTTACATACCACTTATTCAAAACTTCTATAATAGTTTTTTTGAATTTAGTGTATTTTCTCAATCGAAAGAGTTTGTTGGTTTGAGTAAAATTAAAGAATTATTTGTTGATGAGGTAGCCATCATTGCATTAAACAACAATGTCAAATATGCCATCATTTCCGTTTTACTGCAAGTGTTCTTTGCTTTAGTGCTAGCTGCTATTTTAGAGGATAAATTCTTTAGACGCTTCGCTCCAGCTTTACGAGTTATTTATTTTATGCCAGTCATGATTTCAATCTCTGTTATTGCCTTATTATTTGGATTTGTCTATAATCCCCAAATTGGGTTATTAAATAGTTTCCTAGAGCTCCTTGGAATAGAACAGTTGGCCAAGCCTTGGTTAGGTAATTCAACAACTGCAATATATAGTGTTATCGCAATGTCACAATGGCAAAGTATTGGGCTAATTACGATGTTATTTATCGTTTCGATTCAGAAAATTCCGAAAGAGTTATATGAAGCTGCAGAGATAGATGGTGCTGGAAAAATACGAAGATTCTTTAGTGTAACGGTGCCACAAGTAAAAGAAGCTACGTTTGTTAACTTATTAGTTACTGTGACTGGATCTATTCTAGTATTTAATGAACCTTACATTCTTACAAATGGTGGTCCAGGAAATAGTTCCATGACATTAGCGGTTCACATGTATCAAACAGGTTTCATTAAAGATGACATGGGTTATGCATCAACATTAGCATCTCTTATCTTCTTACTATCTGCTGTATTTGCGCTTATACAAATCAAAGTATCGAAAACAGGGAAGGAGGATTGA
- a CDS encoding PfkB family carbohydrate kinase — MKLITIGDNVVDCYLDQDKYYPGGNCVNVAVNAKRNGASEVSYIGIFGNDEPADHIKYVLSQEGIDYRFSRDVSGITGQPQVTLTEDNDRVFVGGPKNTVQHKFKIQLVQEELDYIKIFDLSHVSCFSSMESELAKLSQVSKVSYDFSNRKDLPYIESIAPYISYAFFSAAELSDEDFERFIRDISSFQFEIIGLTRGGRPAIFIKNGEIYEQKLKKIDVVDTMGAGDSLIAGFLTSYMSGDDIEVAIAKGTRSAEKTCQEYGGFGYPKEMQKV; from the coding sequence ATGAAACTAATAACAATTGGTGATAACGTAGTTGACTGCTATTTGGATCAAGATAAATATTATCCTGGAGGTAATTGTGTCAATGTAGCAGTAAATGCCAAACGTAATGGGGCTAGTGAAGTTTCGTATATTGGGATATTTGGGAACGATGAGCCTGCTGATCATATCAAGTATGTACTTAGTCAAGAAGGGATCGATTATCGCTTTTCACGCGACGTATCTGGTATTACTGGACAGCCGCAAGTTACATTAACAGAAGATAATGACCGTGTATTTGTAGGAGGGCCTAAAAATACCGTACAGCATAAATTTAAAATTCAGCTCGTTCAAGAAGAGCTGGATTATATAAAAATCTTTGATTTAAGCCATGTGAGCTGTTTTTCCTCCATGGAAAGTGAACTAGCAAAATTGTCACAAGTGTCAAAAGTTTCGTATGACTTTTCAAATAGGAAGGACCTTCCTTATATTGAATCGATTGCTCCGTATATTTCTTATGCTTTTTTCTCAGCTGCTGAGCTTTCAGATGAAGATTTTGAACGTTTCATTAGAGATATAAGTTCTTTTCAGTTTGAAATCATTGGGTTGACTAGAGGAGGAAGACCAGCGATCTTTATCAAAAATGGAGAGATTTATGAGCAGAAGTTAAAGAAAATTGATGTGGTTGACACAATGGGTGCAGGTGACAGCTTAATCGCAGGCTTTTTAACTTCTTATATGAGTGGTGATGACATAGAAGTTGCGATTGCGAAAGGAACAAGGTCCGCTGAAAAGACTTGCCAAGAATACGGTGGATTCGGTTACCCAAAAGAAATGCAAAAAGTTTAA
- a CDS encoding SIS domain-containing protein — MKQEHVEQIQNVIEAVKGKDINNIFFVACGGSMAALSLGDYFVTKDTDMPSFVYTSNEFIHRAPKALGENSLVILRSHSGTTPETVGAATYAREQGALTVAISMDVESPLCQESEYTVHYNYKDGSDAIDGEIGVYYTLLFQLLNQLTGEEKYLRGVEQLSKLGQLIESNQAKHKDVADEFGKKYKRDKVIYTMASGAYIHHAYSFTSCLLMEMLWINSNAIHSGEYFHGPFEVTDFDVPFLIVVGEGSSTPLDQRALNFVTKYSEKVEVVNVKEFDYSGVDEDLKEYFGTALAGPVLRLYADGLAEHTGHPLSVRRYMWKMEY; from the coding sequence ATGAAACAAGAACATGTGGAACAAATTCAAAACGTTATCGAGGCTGTGAAAGGAAAGGATATTAACAACATTTTCTTTGTTGCATGTGGCGGTTCTATGGCAGCGCTTTCATTAGGGGATTATTTTGTTACAAAAGATACTGACATGCCAAGCTTTGTCTATACTTCAAATGAATTTATTCATCGTGCACCAAAAGCATTGGGTGAAAACAGCCTAGTGATACTGAGATCTCATTCTGGTACAACACCAGAAACAGTTGGAGCTGCTACATATGCTAGAGAACAAGGTGCCTTAACTGTTGCCATTTCAATGGATGTTGAATCTCCTCTTTGTCAAGAATCAGAATATACTGTACATTACAATTACAAAGATGGATCTGATGCAATTGATGGGGAAATAGGGGTATACTACACCTTACTCTTTCAGTTACTTAATCAACTTACTGGGGAAGAGAAATATCTCCGTGGTGTGGAACAATTATCTAAGCTAGGTCAGTTAATTGAAAGCAACCAAGCAAAGCATAAGGATGTAGCTGACGAATTTGGAAAGAAGTATAAGCGTGATAAGGTTATTTACACAATGGCAAGTGGAGCATATATCCATCATGCTTATTCATTCACAAGTTGTTTGTTGATGGAAATGCTTTGGATCAACTCAAACGCTATTCATTCAGGAGAATATTTCCATGGACCATTTGAAGTAACTGATTTTGATGTCCCATTTTTAATAGTAGTTGGAGAGGGATCAAGTACACCACTTGATCAACGTGCTCTTAATTTTGTAACAAAATATAGCGAAAAAGTTGAGGTTGTTAACGTTAAAGAGTTTGATTATAGTGGAGTAGACGAAGACCTTAAAGAGTATTTTGGTACAGCACTGGCGGGACCTGTATTACGCTTATACGCTGATGGTTTAGCTGAACATACTGGACATCCATTATCAGTAAGAAGATATATGTGGAAAATGGAGTATTAA
- a CDS encoding transposase — MNEIFVKSLYESIVKENLQLYKNLYETTNVTPKTDDYWKKAIGFYDSLTDENKDTFMRIIEQTMIDTISNMLGVIDGSSTLKDCSLEPKLLLDSIDTEGELQDTFLEFIEERDSNS, encoded by the coding sequence ATGAATGAAATTTTTGTTAAATCACTTTATGAGTCCATAGTTAAAGAGAACCTTCAACTATACAAAAACTTGTATGAAACAACGAATGTTACTCCTAAAACAGATGATTATTGGAAAAAAGCTATTGGTTTTTACGATAGTTTAACTGACGAAAATAAAGATACATTTATGAGGATAATTGAACAAACCATGATTGATACTATTTCAAACATGCTAGGAGTAATTGATGGAAGTTCAACTTTAAAAGATTGTTCGCTAGAACCTAAATTACTGCTTGATTCTATTGATACAGAAGGAGAACTGCAAGATACGTTTTTAGAATTCATAGAAGAAAGAGATAGCAACAGCTAA
- a CDS encoding GntR family transcriptional regulator encodes MSNRDQIQNYLYEEIMTGIKQYIESNQLNQGDQIPTEAELCEIFQASRISIRRAIKELVDEGVLQIIRGKGTFVNIFRKEIHLLHIQGYTEGLTTKSEFITKDIISMEKIKGTPHINNKFNNKFDEYIELVRKVYRNKQILSLDYAYFPTVLYPSIENKITSDSSTFKIINDEYGINFKKVCKDLEFVHPTEEVQKHLEVNRMTPIILVDKIIYNEELTPVHYSNYHLIADRVKLRLETDY; translated from the coding sequence ATGAGTAACCGCGATCAAATTCAAAATTATTTATATGAAGAAATCATGACCGGAATTAAACAATATATTGAATCGAACCAGCTAAATCAAGGTGATCAAATTCCTACTGAAGCTGAATTATGTGAAATTTTTCAAGCTAGTAGAATATCCATACGTCGTGCAATAAAAGAATTAGTAGACGAAGGTGTTCTTCAAATTATTCGGGGAAAAGGTACATTTGTGAATATATTTCGTAAAGAAATTCACCTTTTACATATTCAGGGATACACCGAAGGCTTGACGACAAAGAGTGAATTTATTACAAAAGATATTATTTCAATGGAGAAAATAAAAGGGACACCCCATATTAATAATAAATTTAATAATAAATTTGATGAGTACATTGAACTAGTAAGAAAAGTCTATCGAAATAAACAAATTTTAAGTTTGGATTATGCATACTTTCCAACAGTACTTTATCCCTCAATAGAAAACAAAATTACATCAGACAGTTCAACCTTTAAGATTATTAACGACGAGTATGGAATAAATTTCAAAAAAGTTTGTAAGGATCTTGAATTTGTACATCCAACAGAAGAGGTACAAAAGCATTTAGAGGTTAATAGAATGACACCAATTATATTAGTAGATAAAATTATTTATAATGAAGAATTAACCCCTGTCCATTATTCAAACTACCATTTAATTGCAGATCGGGTGAAGTTACGACTAGAAACGGATTACTAA
- a CDS encoding ABC transporter substrate-binding protein translates to MKKLLCFLVIILVSSMFLAACSSSNESNGKASDGDQVVIDFFHRWPNEPRKSFYDEKIAEFEKLHPNVKINVDAVLNDSYKEKIRVLVSNDDLPDVFTSWSDTFAENLVSSGRIMELNDIMAEDTEWSGNIIESQYAGFTFDDVTYGIPFTVDGKAFFYNKQIFEENNIAVPGSYGELINALDQLKEAGYETPLVEGLTNGWAISHYMGTIFDRVINYDVLLKDYNIETGEFTDPGYIRGLETFKELTTYMGDVSTAIDHETARNMFAAGEVPVLYMQFAEVKYVQDAGNVEFGFFNFPAVEDGEGRPKSLTGAPEGWMLSNNAPPEAVEFLKFLTSEETAKAFTKADGQLNAIKGGVSEETSNPESLEAYQIILDASDATPWFDNAVDVSIADIFMRGGQELATGQTTPEEIMAKVQEAAAKLRNQ, encoded by the coding sequence ATGAAAAAGTTATTATGCTTTTTAGTTATTATTTTAGTTAGCTCTATGTTTTTAGCAGCATGTTCTTCCTCCAATGAAAGCAATGGCAAAGCATCTGATGGTGATCAAGTAGTGATTGATTTCTTTCATAGATGGCCGAATGAACCTAGAAAATCATTTTATGATGAAAAAATTGCAGAATTTGAAAAGCTGCATCCTAATGTAAAAATTAATGTTGATGCTGTTTTAAATGATTCTTATAAAGAAAAGATTAGAGTACTGGTTTCAAATGATGATCTTCCTGATGTTTTCACCTCATGGTCAGACACTTTTGCCGAAAATCTAGTAAGTTCCGGACGTATTATGGAGCTAAATGATATCATGGCGGAGGATACAGAATGGTCAGGTAATATTATCGAGTCACAATATGCTGGATTTACGTTTGATGATGTTACGTATGGAATACCGTTTACTGTTGACGGTAAAGCTTTCTTTTATAACAAACAAATATTTGAAGAAAATAATATAGCGGTACCAGGGTCATATGGTGAACTTATCAATGCGTTAGATCAACTGAAGGAAGCAGGCTATGAAACACCATTAGTAGAAGGTTTAACAAATGGTTGGGCAATCTCTCATTACATGGGAACTATTTTTGATAGAGTCATAAACTATGATGTACTTCTTAAAGACTATAACATTGAGACTGGTGAATTTACAGATCCAGGATATATTCGTGGTCTAGAAACTTTTAAAGAGTTAACCACTTACATGGGTGATGTTTCGACGGCTATTGATCATGAAACAGCTCGAAACATGTTTGCTGCTGGTGAAGTTCCAGTATTATATATGCAATTTGCAGAGGTTAAATATGTACAAGATGCTGGCAATGTGGAGTTTGGGTTCTTTAATTTCCCGGCAGTTGAAGATGGAGAAGGAAGACCTAAATCACTTACCGGTGCACCAGAAGGATGGATGTTAAGTAACAATGCTCCACCTGAAGCCGTAGAGTTTTTAAAATTCCTGACTTCAGAGGAAACTGCTAAAGCATTTACGAAAGCAGATGGTCAGTTGAACGCTATCAAGGGCGGTGTATCGGAAGAAACCTCCAATCCAGAAAGTCTAGAAGCCTATCAAATTATTCTAGATGCATCAGATGCGACCCCTTGGTTTGATAATGCGGTTGATGTATCAATTGCTGATATTTTTATGCGAGGTGGTCAAGAATTAGCAACCGGTCAAACGACACCAGAAGAGATTATGGCAAAAGTACAGGAAGCAGCTGCTAAATTACGTAACCAATAA
- a CDS encoding helix-turn-helix domain-containing protein, whose protein sequence is MTIGKRLNEVRVSKGLTIKQVEIELNLSSLHWLEQGKYKSFKCEHLITLSNYYQVSPLYLLDLDESIYNIEPKWIVLIQKLKENKLTPRDVMISVERYKKVSISN, encoded by the coding sequence ATGACTATTGGTAAACGATTAAATGAGGTTAGAGTAAGTAAAGGTCTAACAATAAAACAAGTTGAAATTGAATTAAATCTAAGTAGTCTTCATTGGCTGGAACAAGGAAAGTATAAATCCTTTAAATGTGAACATTTAATCACTTTATCAAATTATTATCAAGTTTCTCCTCTCTATCTATTAGATTTAGATGAAAGTATTTATAACATAGAACCCAAATGGATTGTGTTAATTCAAAAATTAAAAGAAAATAAATTAACTCCTAGAGATGTAATGATTAGTGTTGAACGGTATAAAAAAGTATCAATAAGTAATTAA
- a CDS encoding carbohydrate ABC transporter permease produces MIKTNLKKSTFPSTIPTNKMKLPVQTRITKNIVLLGLLSFAVIILYPLFWMFISSFKSYQEIYSNVWALPTEWKFENYSLAWSKGISSYFFNSVYVTASTIVLTVIIGSMAAFVLSRYKNRWIDAALLFTIGGLMMNPQVALIPLFEILTITNLLDTHWALILTYVAYRLPLTIILIRAFFLTVPKELSESALMDGCTEFGIYWRIYLPISLPIVITSVILTAYFAWNEFLFATVFINSSELKTIPSGLMVFRDALRTDWGVLLSGMVIATVPMIVLLIFLQKYLVRGLAEGSVKG; encoded by the coding sequence ATGATAAAAACTAATTTGAAGAAGTCAACTTTCCCTAGTACCATTCCTACAAATAAAATGAAACTCCCAGTTCAGACACGAATCACCAAAAATATCGTATTGCTCGGTTTGCTTAGCTTTGCCGTTATCATACTATATCCACTATTTTGGATGTTTATTTCATCATTTAAAAGTTATCAGGAAATCTACAGTAATGTTTGGGCTTTACCAACGGAATGGAAGTTTGAAAACTATTCCCTAGCATGGTCGAAAGGGATTTCGAGCTATTTTTTCAACAGTGTGTATGTAACCGCTTCAACGATTGTCTTAACCGTCATAATAGGATCGATGGCTGCGTTCGTATTATCTAGGTATAAAAATCGATGGATTGACGCTGCACTCTTATTTACTATTGGTGGGTTAATGATGAATCCACAAGTTGCTTTAATCCCTTTATTTGAAATTTTAACAATAACAAACTTATTAGATACACATTGGGCACTCATTTTGACCTATGTAGCCTATCGATTACCTTTAACGATTATATTGATTCGGGCTTTCTTTTTAACAGTACCTAAAGAGTTATCTGAATCAGCATTGATGGATGGTTGTACTGAATTTGGTATTTATTGGCGTATTTATTTACCAATATCATTACCTATTGTCATTACATCTGTTATTTTAACCGCATATTTCGCATGGAATGAATTCTTATTCGCGACCGTTTTCATTAATTCTAGTGAATTAAAAACGATCCCATCAGGATTAATGGTCTTTCGAGATGCTCTTCGTACAGACTGGGGAGTATTGCTATCAGGAATGGTTATTGCAACAGTACCAATGATTGTTCTACTTATATTCTTACAAAAATATTTGGTTAGAGGTCTTGCAGAAGGATCTGTGAAAGGATGA
- a CDS encoding HAD family hydrolase — translation MYKAVVFDFDGLIFDTESVHTTIYQEMFDLYNLEFPFKEWIQNIGTKSNFTIYDLLEKEIEQIDRAQLKKINKEKLETRLNTLKVRPGVENYLKEAQAMNLKIGLASSSDYKWVSNHLNRLGLIHYFECIMTSNDVVEVKPNPELYLLAANELGVEPESCIAFEDSANGSLAAKRAGLTCVIVPNDTTKHLTFPEVDYRLSSMTDCALSDLLGKLTYQKS, via the coding sequence ATGTATAAAGCGGTTGTTTTTGACTTTGATGGTTTGATTTTTGATACCGAATCAGTTCATACAACGATTTATCAAGAAATGTTTGATTTATATAATTTAGAATTTCCATTTAAGGAATGGATACAAAATATTGGAACAAAATCCAATTTTACGATATACGATCTTTTGGAAAAGGAAATAGAACAAATTGATCGAGCGCAGCTCAAAAAAATAAATAAAGAAAAGTTGGAAACAAGGTTGAATACATTAAAGGTACGACCAGGTGTGGAAAATTACCTCAAGGAAGCACAAGCCATGAACTTAAAAATTGGTCTTGCTTCAAGCTCTGATTATAAATGGGTTTCAAACCATTTAAATCGGTTAGGTTTAATACATTATTTTGAGTGTATCATGACTTCTAACGATGTTGTTGAAGTGAAACCCAACCCAGAGCTTTACCTGTTAGCAGCTAACGAGCTAGGTGTTGAACCTGAATCCTGTATTGCTTTCGAAGATTCCGCTAATGGTTCACTCGCCGCAAAGCGAGCAGGTTTAACCTGTGTGATTGTTCCGAATGACACCACTAAGCATTTAACATTTCCTGAAGTTGATTATCGACTATCTTCTATGACAGATTGTGCCTTGTCAGATCTTCTTGGAAAATTAACTTACCAAAAGTCTTAG
- a CDS encoding HIT family protein — MSCIFCYMNEIIFENNLAQAFFDKYPVTKGHLLIIPKRHVENYFDLTSEEKQAIDDLLFKGKKLLDQQLKPDGYNIGINNGEAAGQTIFHVHVHLIPRYRGDMKEPRGGVRGVIPEKRMY; from the coding sequence ATGTCATGCATTTTTTGTTATATGAACGAAATCATCTTTGAAAACAACTTAGCACAAGCCTTTTTTGACAAATATCCTGTGACAAAAGGGCACCTGCTAATCATCCCTAAACGTCATGTTGAAAACTATTTTGATTTAACATCAGAAGAAAAACAAGCAATTGATGACTTGCTTTTTAAAGGGAAGAAATTATTAGACCAACAATTAAAGCCTGATGGCTACAATATTGGCATAAATAATGGGGAAGCAGCAGGTCAAACGATCTTCCATGTCCATGTACATTTAATCCCACGATATAGAGGGGATATGAAGGAACCACGTGGTGGTGTAAGAGGAGTAATACCAGAAAAAAGAATGTATTAA